The bacterium genomic interval AACATCCATTTTGCCTTCTTCAAGGTTTTTCAAGATATCAATCCTATCATTTGATTCGATAGGTATCTCATCGAGGCCAAGTGCGATATTTATCTCTCGAAGACGGGTTTTTACTGTCGGATAACTAAGTCCAAGGCGCGCCTCCATTTGCTTAATATTTCCTCCGGATGCCAAAAAAGCCCCCACTATCCCTACTTGCTCTCGATTCAAATTATCAAAAGGTCCCGCCTCAAATTTACCGCGAACAGTAATATCACATTTAGGACAATAGTATTCTGTGACAATTACCTCGCCATTACAAGATGGGCACCCTTTTAGTTTTTTCAGTTCCATAATAAACCTCTTTCATTTGAATTAAACATAATCATCATTTTAATTATTTCAAGTCTTTTTTTAAATATATTAATATTTATATTAAATATATTAAGATTAAGCTGTATTTTATTAATATACAGCAACTTATGACCATGTGGTCATAAGTTGCACTGCTTTTAATCTCAAATACCCCTTCTCGGGCGGCATCGCGCAGAATGATATAATCATTCTGCCAACGGCAGGCCGATTAATCATTTAATACAAATTGCAATATCTCGCTCCGGCCTGCCGAACTTTAGCTTTATCGGAAAGCTAGCTTTCCGATAAAGCTAAACGCGACGCCGCCCTTTTGAAGAACACTGGAAAGTAATACTAATCACTATATTAAGTATATAAAAAGAAGACAAAATTCTTTGAAACTGGCTGTTGCTGATTATTGCACTCTTTGGAACTGTGGTAGCGTAGCAATAAATGGGTCTATTTGTTTGTAGTTAGTTGACATATTATCTACTTACTTGCTTTCATTGAATGGACATTGAACCAGAATTTAAGGAACGCCCTACACGATTCATCCGTTTGGAACCCATACATATTCTTCAATTTGCGCTCTAATGTCCTTTACAGGCCTCGGTTGCCGTTGAAACCCTCTCCCGACGCTTCGCGTCAAATATGACGCAAAGCAATAAAAAGAGCGCCTCCATGCAGGAGTTTGGGAGCGAAGAAAAACTAATCCCAGTTGTGTTTGTATAAATAAACCGGCGGAGCCGATTCCGCCGAATCCTCGACATATATCAATTTGGATTGTGGCGGGATTTCATGTTCGCCCGCGCGTATGCTATAATCAGGGTGCATCATTACATCGAATTCACTGCGACTTATCTTGCCGCTTCTAACCTCCAAACCCTCACGCGTGGCTATACCAGCCGGATCGATGATTTTCCTATCGGTAACATATCCCGCCAGTCCAATGCGGCCTATCTCTATAGTTGCATCGTCGGGTGTATTCTTGTCCACATATGCGACCATTCTGTCAAGATTTGAGTCAATCTTGCTTCGACGAATGGTTCTCGTTATATAAGCCGCAGTCTGCAATGCAAGAAGTAGGATTGAGATTATTGTGATTAACAAAATCACATTTCGTTTTGAACATCTACCCAGATATTTCAAGATTACCGACGCACTCCAAGCTCCTAGTACCGCGATAAAAGGCCCGTAGGTTACAGTATATCTACTGGAAAAATTCCACTCTTTCAGGCCGAGAAAATAAAAAGCTAGCATACCCAACACCCAAGCTATTTCCAAATCGCGCTTCATAAAAGCGTTACCTAGCCTTTTTTCTTTATATGCGATAAAAATCCCACCTAAAGAGATAACAATCGGTATTAAAAAGCCGCGTAAGATCATAAATATCAACCTTATGCGATGATGAATTATTCTGGAAAGCGGCCAATTTGCGGATGATTTTGCGATTATTGTAATAGGAACGATAGTGCCATATGTTTTTTGCGCATAGACTATCCATGGAGAATAAACAAGAAGCGCAACCAACAATGCCAATAAGCCCTTCAAACTTCTTTCTCGCCACACTCTATGAACGACAAACAATAAAATTAAGGGAATCCCTTCTGGCCGTGTCAATGCCGTCAGAGCCATTAAAATACCAGACGCGATAGGAAGCCGCTTCCTCTCTATTTCCGCCCTGTGGACAAGGAAAAGCGAAGCCGTTAGTAAAAGGAAAAGGCTCATCTCCATGGCCATATTGTAGGAGAAATAAACATCCCCCGAAAGCAAAGCCAGCCCGATTACCATTGCGTAATCATCGCCTCGCTTGCGGATTAATTTTGATAAAAGTATTATTGCAAAAACACCGCAAAGCCAGCTTAAAATTCGTCCTATCCATAGAAAATCCAGGCCGGTTAAATAACCTATCGAACCTAAAAGGAGAGACCATAAGGGCGAGGTGCTCGAGTAGGTCGGGAGTTCCACATTGAACGACAGGACGCCGTAGCGCGCAAAATTACGCGCTGTTTGCATGTGAATCCAGGTGTCGTCGCATGGAAACCCGATACTCGCTAGGTTATAAAGAGAAAATAGCGATAGAAATATGATGAAAAGCAATAGCTTCTGTTTATGAGAAAAAGTCTCCAAATCATCATCCTTTCATTATCTTATTCGCTCGGTTGCCATTGAAACCCTCTTCCATCGCTTTGCGTCAAATATGACGCAAAGCGATAAAAAGAGCGCCTCCATACAGGAGTCTGGGAGCGAAGAAAAATCCCTAAATTTTTCGTTTTGACACGCCTTCGGCTACTTAACGACCGGTCGGTATAAGTAGGGAAGCACCTATGTGGGCTTCCGCGTTTCCGCGTCCCTTTATTGCACCATAAAAAAAGGCGACTCACCGGCGCGCCTTTTGCTCCTTCGGCATGCTGTCGGCAAGGGCTAAATCTGTCGTATTTCCGTTCACCTTAAACATCCTAAAAAGCAATCTATAGCATTCATTACCCAAACACAAGAGGATTTTACTAAAACATAAGCTGTCTTTTGGCATGGCGTGACCCATCGCACATTTCACTAAATATTGATCGCTCCATTTTCATCCGTTTGCGCTCCTATTTTAGATAAAGGATTCGTTTCGTGATATTGTTAACCCCGCCCGTTGCGCGAACGAGATAAACGCCGGAACCAAGGGAGGGAGAGGAATTCGGGCATTGTAGGCAGACGCATATGTCGGCCCGTGCAATGGGTGTTTCGTAGAATCCGGGAATTTTTTTACGACAATTTTCCTACCGATACTTGGAAGCCTGTCCCCTCCGACTGGATTCCCAATCGAAATCGGGAATAACATAAGAATGACGCAATGCATCAAACCAGTGCAACCGGGGCAGCCACACAAAATGAAGCGAGAGTGCGAAAAATGCTGGGTGTTATAAAAAAAGCGGCCTCCATCCGGAGGCCGCTTATTTGTTTATTTCGCGATTATGTTCAATATTCGGCCTTTTACATAGATCACCTTAAGTATCTTTTTGCCTTCAAGATTGCGTTGAACATTAGCAACCTCCATCGCTGATTTAATCGCCGTGTCCTGATCGGCATCGGGCGAGATATTTATTGTGCCTCGGAGTTTACCGCTTACCTGAACGCCTATCTCCACCGTGTCAAGCGCGATAACCGATTCATCCCAGGTCGGCCATTGCCTTTCGACAATAAACTCGTCATATCCGAGACGCTCATTGAGTTCCTCCGCAAGGTGCGGCGCAAACGGCGCGATCATGCGCGCTAGGCTGTCGGCTATCGAATACGCGATGCGCGAACCGGCCATATCTTCAGGCGAAACGATATTGATGAACTCCATAAGGCGCGCGATGGCGGTGTTGTAGGACATCCCTTCTATGTCATCTGTGACGGCCTTTATTGTGCGATGAAGAGTTTTATAAAGCTCCATATCTCGCTCGTTCAAACCATCGACCGAATCGGCAACCGCGCTCTTGTCTATGTTACCACTGACGAGCGAATCAATTCGGCGAAGGAAGCGCTCTGCCCCTTTCATGCCATCCTCATTCCACGATATCTCGTGCCCCGGAGGCGCGAAAAAGAACATCGCCGTGCGCGAAACATCGACACCGTGCTTATCCGCAATCTCGATCGGGCTAATCACATTGCCCTTGGATTTGGACATCTTGTCGCCTTGCTCGTCGCAGACCATACCGTGGTTGAACATTTTCACCACCGGTTCATCCACCGGCAGAAGCCCCATATCGAAAAGAACCTTTGTAATCCAACGAAAATACAGAAGATGGCTGGTTGCATGCTCGATACCGCCTATGTATAAATCAACCGGGAACCATTTCTTGGCTTCTTCGACCGAAAAGGCAGCGCTATCGTTATTAGGATCGAGATAGCGTAGTTCATACCAACTGCTACAAACATAGGTGTCCATGGTATCAGGGTCGCGGCGCGCGGGGCCTCCGCAGACCGGGCAGGTTGTATTCATAAACTCTGGAACATCGGACAGAGGGCTTCTTCCTCTTGGAAGAAAATCCTCGACATGAGGTAATATAACCGGCAAGTCTTCCTCCGGAACCGGCACTATCCCGCATTTCTCGCAATGGACAACCGGGATAGGCGCGCCCCAATATCGTTGCCTACTTATAAGCCAGTCGCGAAGCCGGAACTGTATCGTTGGTTCTGCGTGATGCTCCACCGCACCAAACTCGACAATGCGCTTCTTGGCTTCGAGCGACTCCATCCCGTTGAACTGCGCCGAATTGACAATAAAACCCGGTTCGGTGAACGCCTCGGTCATCGCACCGGGGTCGAGGTTTACGCCCTTCGGGTTGATGACTACCTCGATCTTTATATCATATTTCTTGGCAAATTCGAAATCGCGCTGGTCGTGCGCCGGGACTGCCATCACCGCACCAGAACCGTAGCCCGCGAGCACATAATCCGCGACAAACAGCGGCACATTGTCGCCGTTGAAGGGATTGTGCACATGAAGGCCGGTGAAAACGCCGTCCTTCTCGCGGTCTTCGGCCATGCGTTCGATCTCGCTCTTCAAAGCTGTTTTTTGAATATACTCCTCGACGGCCTCGCGGTTCGGGCAGATGCCGACGAGTTTTTTCATAAGTTCAGCCTCTGGCGCAATTGCCATAAAGGTTACGCCATAGACTGTGTCCGGTCGAGTAGTGAACACCGGAAGGTCATCGCCGGTTTCAACCACTGAAAATAAAACATTTGCGCCTTCTGAACGACCTATCCAATATCGCTGAATACCCTTGAGTGTGTCCGACCAATGTTCGAGTTTGTCGAGATCATCGAGCAATCGCTGAGCATAGTCTGTAATTTTGAAAAACCACTGCTTGAGCGATTTCCGTTGAACCGGTGTGTTCTCATGGCGCCAGCAACATCCGCCAGTAACCTGTTCGTTCGCCAGAACGGTGTTACATTCCGGGCACCAATTCACCATGGCCTCTTTTTGATATGCGAGGCCCCTTTTATATAGCTGAACAAACACCCATTGTGTCCATTTATAGTATTCAGGTCTGCTAGTGGCTATCTCGCGCTCCCAATCGAATGAAACACCGAGCGCTTGAAGCGTGCTCTTTCCGGTAGCAATATTTCTCTCAGTCCATTCGCCCGGATGAACTCCTCGTTTTATGGCGGCTTGTTCGGCGGGTAGTCCGAAAGAATCCCAACCAAAAGGATGGAGCATTTTTTTGCCGCGCATACGCATATACCGCCAGACCAAATCACCAATAGAGTAATTACGGAAGTGCCCCATGTGAACATCCCCGCTTGGGTATGCAAACATCTCCAATAGATAGAACTTATCCTCACCGGGATTTTCCGGGGTTTTAAAAACCTCGGCTTCGCGCCATCGGGTTTGCCATTTTTTTTCTATATCTTCGAAAGGCATGATTCCTTCCTTCGTTTTAACTCAATAATATTTTTTCTATTAAAAAAACAGATTCTGAAAAAGCAAACATAAATAGTTTGCCTGATTCGAAGGATTATGATTAAAGGCCTCGGTTGGCCGATATAATGGCCACCGGTAGCACCTCCATAATTATTGGTCTCTTCTTCTTGGCGGAAAATATAGTTATCAAATTGTCATTCGTCAAGGGATTTTGGCAACCACAAATCGAAGAAAGATTAAGGGCTAAGAAATTCTTTGCAACTCATTTGTAACCAACTCATTAGGCCTCATTAGAGACCCACTTATTGCAACGCAGCACTAATTCTTAATAAAGCCAATATTATATTCAAGTATACAAGTTCAAAACTCCGGATGATAATATCGTCATCTCTTTTATGTTGCTATAATAGCCCTATAACGATATAATGATTCTAACCTACCTCAATATAGATCCCCCTGTAAATAAAAGAACTCTTATATTCACCTTGACCTCAATCTTACAATCTATATTATTTTGCTTAACTAGACTGGAGGTAATAAATGAAAAAACTTTGGCAAAAATTATCGATCATCGAGGAAATATCAGACGCGGCGCTGCGTGAGAAAGTCCGCAAAACCATGGAATCAGCCATCCAGACGGCAGGATGGACAGAGAAGCAAGCGCTCGATATACCTTTTACTCTGCTAATTCCCAAAACAAAAGTCTCGCTGATCGAGCACACAAAACAAGTTACACTGATGGCTCTTGAAAACGCGGAACGCATGGCTGAAGCCTATGATGGTTACAAATTCGACCGCGATGTTCTAATCGCTGGCGGCATTCTCCACGATGTTGGCAAATTTCTCGAATATAAATTTGAAAACGGCAAATATGTCAAATCCCAAATTGGTAAATTCTTAAGACATCCATTCAGTGGCTGCGCTTTTGCATATAAAATGGGACTTCCCCCCGAGATATGCCATTGTATTGCGGTCCATGCCCACGAAGGCGACGGCGGGTGGCGAAGCCTCGAGGCAATCGCCATAAACAAAGCCGATTTCACAAATTTCAATTCGCTTCAGGAAGTAGAATTGGCATGACCTTCTTTATTAAGAATTGATTCAGACATAAGGAAGGCGGGTTTAAGACTAAAACCCGCCCTCCTTATTAAGGTTTAAATTTAAGGCTATACAGCAACCTCTTGAAACACACCAAGTTCCTTGTTTTTCTTGACATTATCCCATTTAAACACCCTGCCGTTCATAACAATAAATACACCCGGCGGAAGCAGTTGAATCGCCATTACAGCGCATCCGAGATTGAAAAGCGCATCTGATTGGCTGAAACTGTAGGGCACCATCGAACCGGTGATAACAATTGTCTTCTCGAGATTAGCTTTACCTATAAGTTCCGCAGTTTCAGACATGGTATCGGTGCCATGAGTAATAATTAATTTTTCTTCATCTGACCACCTGCACGATTCGAGTATCTTCATTCGGTTAGAGTCTTTGAATTGAAGGCTATCCAATAATTGATTGATCTCGATCTCAATTGGGACAGTGCATCGAACATATTTTAGTATTTCTGGAAGGTGGGAATCTTTAAAGGTTAGTTCTCCTTTTAACTCATCGTAATGCTTGTCGAAAGTCCCGCCTGTAATAATAATTCTTATCTTCATTGTTTTACCTTTGCTACCTTGAATTTGATAGATTGAGATTCATATATGAATTTGAAAGAATAATTCAAGGGAATTTTACACCAAAAACAAAGATATTCATATTATCTTGTTTCTGGAATTCACAACCCAATTGAAATCTTTTAAATTCGAGACGGATTGTTCCTTAGGCAGCAATTGTAGTTTCGCAGTTTTCTTGATTTTTAGGTTTTACATCAGCCTTTTATTGAAATCTGTTATTACGCTATCGATATCATCGACCATATTGTGTATTCTGTTCCAATAATCGTGGTCATACCATTGTGCATTAAGCTCTGAAAGCTCACGATTCTGTTGCTCAATCCATGTATAATATTTCAAATTATGAATTCGCTTCTTTTCGGAATAGGTCAACTCTTTAAGCCAATCGATTCCAATATCTTGCAAGAGACCGAAATCACGCGAAGCATCCACCTCGGTATATTCGGGTTTTTTTATTTTGAGTTCGGCCATACGAGAGTTGTAAAGCTCCATCGAATCAGTGAAAACTGTTATCACAACATCGTTTTCGTCGAGTTCATAATATTTAGCCATCTTTATGGCCCCGATAACATTTGCAATCGACGAAATCCCGAGAAGATCGAGGTTTGCGACAATATCTTCCGGCACACCTTGTTTTACAATGAAGTCTTTTCCGGCTGATTCGTTGAAAAGCCGCATAAGGCGTATGGTATGTTCATCATCGATATCAATGACCATATCCGAATTGCGAACATTGTGTATCCATGGCACATGCTTATCGCCGATACCTTCTATGCGGTGGCCTCCGAAACCATTATTCAAGAGTGTCGGGCATTGGAGGGCTTCACCCACAGCAATTTTCGAGTTTGGATATACTTCTTTAAGATAATCGCCACACCCAAGTGTGCCTGCCGAGCCGGAGTTAGAGACCAAGCCGGCAAATCGCCCATGTTCACCCAGTTCCTTCTGCAAAACCTCCTCCATTGCACTACCAGTAACATAGTAGTGCCAAAGGTGGTTCCCGAATTCATCGAATTGATTGAAAATAACGATGTCATCGCGCACTTTTTTTAGCTCCCAGCATTTATCAAAAATTTCTTTTACATTGCTCTCACATCCGGGAGTAGCGATGATCTCACCTGCCACAATTTTCAGCCACTCGAAGCGTTCTTGCGACATCTCCTCGGGAAGAATAGCGATTGATTCACATGCAAGTAGCGAGGAAACATAAGCACCCCCTCGGCAATAATTCCCAGTAGAAGGCCACACCGCTTTTTGTTTCGTGGGTTCGAACTGGCCTGTAACAAGCCTAGGAGCAATACATCCATAAGTCGCACCAACCTTGTGTGCGCCGGTGGGAAACCACTTACCAACAAGCGCTATTATGCGCGCGCGAACACCTGTAAGTTCTTGCGGCAATTCCATATAATTGACTCCACTATAGCCACCACCGGTCTTAACAGGCTCATTTTTCCAGGTAATTCTAAAAAGATTGCGAGGATGTATATCCCAAAGCCCAACAGTTTTAAGATCGTCTTTGATCTTTTGCGGAACAAGACTGGGATCACGCATCTGCGCAAAAGTAGGAAGTAATATTCCGCGCTCCTTGCAGTGCTTAGCTGAACGCTCTATCTGCTTTTCATCGATTGTTAAATCTATCATTGTTTTCCTCCATCGGAAGATATTCAATCCTTACATTTTTCAATAAATATTTATCGATAACGCTTTCGATACAATCGCGCCGAATAGCCATTATTATATCGATTCCCGAATCGATAAGCACTCGAATTATCTTGTCCCATCCTCCACCAGCAAGTTCGATAGGACCTATCTCGTCCAAATATATCGGAGTTTTATCCTTTTCAATTATCCAACTAAGTGTCTTTTTAGCCGACTCGAAGGCTTTTATCGAGAAACGAAATCTACCATAAATATAATCTCCGAACTGCTGAGCTGATTCCGCCAATCTCGCAAAAGGTGTCTTTTCACCGGTAGAAAGGCGTTTGAGATCATAGCCTATGAAGTCGCCATCCTCGAACACCTTAATTGATAGAAATCCATCACCACCGTGAGCAACGTAATATTCGGCCATCGCTGTTGTTTTACCAGAATCTATGTCTCCGGAAAAAATAGTAATCATTGGTCTCTAAGATGTTTTTGGCCTTCGATACAATTGCGAACCACCTGAATCTCCGCAACTATTGAAAGAGCGATTTCCGTTGGGGTATCACCACCGAGGTAAATACCCGCCGGTGTGTATAGACATGACAAATCGGCTTTTTCGCCTAAATCAGATTTAAGTTTACCGAGAATAAGCTCGCGCTTTTTTCTCGACGAAACGAGACCAACATATCTTGGATTATCGCATTCCCTGAAAATCCTATTTAGAACCTTATAATCATGATCGTGGGCGTGGGTCACTACAACATGGAAAGAGCCTTCCGTAATAACCTCTCCAATATTCACACTTTCGAAATCGCCGATAAATATTCTAAATCCAGCTTTGATGGTTTCCTTCATCTCCGGTCTGTCATCAATTAGAATTAATTCAAATCCAAGGCTGGATAACATTTCCGCTAGTAATTTCCCAATGTGCCCTGCACCCCATACATAGACCTTTTCCGCCGGTTTAAAATATTCAAAGAAAAGCGTTACCTCACCACCGCAAGCCATGCCCAAGGATTTTGCGCCTTCTGTGGCTTCGTCGTCCAAATTATATGTAATTAACGAATGTTCTTTAGTGGAAAGCGTCTCGCGCGCCTTATCTATCGCTACCTTCTCTAACATGCCACCGCCGACTGTTCCAACCAACACCTCATGCGACACCACAAGCCTTGCGCCAGGCTTACCGGGTGAAGACCCTTTAGCGGAAACTACAGTTATCATCACAAACTCGACGCCTGATTTTCGGCACTCAAGTGCTTTATCCAAAGGATTTTCGTGCATAATCTTCCTTAAATAAAGTAACCTTGTCCGTTCCACCGATGTTTTTGAATGATATCCCCTCTTTTACTTGCCGCTTAACCAGCACTCGATCTCTTACTATCGAACCAGAAATAGCGTCGATTCCATAATCGAAGAGAATAGGCGAAAGCGGTGTTGTCGGGCCAAGAACAATTTTATAACTTCCACCTTTACAATGGGTTAGAATATCCTCGAAGGTGTGGTTTGGTATAGATGTCGCGGTTATTGCGACCACATCGGCTTTATTTAGCAAAAAAGGTATATCTTGCTCACGAAGGTCTCCCTCTGTGGGAAATTTCTCGAAAACCATTAATTCTTTGAATTCATGAGAATTCTCGACAAAGGGAAAATGGCCAATTAAAGCAACTATTTTCCCCACACCCTTCTTGTATATCAGATTTTTTGCGTTTAAAATAGGCGTATTAGAGTCTATTCGAGGTAAAGACGCGTTAATCGCAGCCATACCTATACCTGCCTCGATGAGGTAATCTGAAAACAAGAATTTTGCCAGTTGACCAGTCGATTTTCCCGTCAATTCTCCGCAATCCTCGACAGGTCTGTGAGGTCGGATGCCATATCGAAGCGTGCTGGACAGCCCACACTCTCCAGCGCATATAAGGGTTGCATATATACCTATGATAATATCATCCACAGGCTCATCAGAAATAGTTTTTATAAGGTCTTCAAGAATTGGCATTTTACTTCTTTAAATATCGATTTATAATTCTTATTTTTTTCCCGCCATATCGGGAAAAGTATTTTACAGACTGTAATCCAGCTTTCTAGAAATTAAGCTGATCGCCCATAAACCTAAGCCTTATATCAACTTGACCCCAAATTGGATAATCACTGCTAAAACTAGAGTGAGAATAGAAACAGCCGGTTGAATTCTAATATTCGATCCTCCTAATTCAGCTTTTCTACTCGAAACAATCAAATAAGCACTAATTAAAAGCGAATTCAGAATCATATCTACTACTAAAAATTTGGCAATACTCCATGTTCCAACAGAGAGTAGGCCAGTATTGGAAGCTACAACAGCAAGATAGCCTACAAACAGCACTCTCCATCCAAGACTCATGACCAATACGGGAATAGTAACGAACGCTGGTTTTTTCATATCTACAAATCTATAGACCAAAGCTACGGATGCCCCTTCTAGCATAATTGCAATAGTCGGGTTTATCGTGCTAACAGGGGATAATCCCGGCACCACGAGGTTAACGAGCTTTATTGCTGAAGCAATAACAGCTACTCCAAACATTGAATGTATTTTGCCCGTCTTTGTAAAAGCTAGATGCATAAAATAGAATCCAATAGGAAACATCACTGCACCGGAAATCCACGGCCCAAGAGGTTTTATTGCATGAAAAAATAGACCGAGTGTCGCCTCGGCTATTCCCCAAAGGGCGCCCCAAAAAATCACAGGGAAAATTCTGTTTTCTTTTATCATATTAACTCCTTAAGATAATTTCTTAAAAGCCTTAGACATACTGTTTTACGGTATTCTGCAGTCGATCGTTGGTCATTTATAGGTCTTATTTTTTGGGAATAAGAATTTATTATTTCATCTTCCATTAGAGCAAGTGATTTAGCATCTGCACCAATGATAGTAAGCTCGGTCTCTCTAGAGCGGACTACTTTCGGTGCCACAGCACCAAAGGCAATGCGTATATCTTCTATATGCTCTTCGCAAACTCGGGCCAATCCCACAAATGACAACTTAGATAGTGCAGTTGCACGCCTTGTGCCAGCTTTATGATATGAAATGCAATCAAAATTTACTTTTGGTATAATTACCGCTTCTAATATTTCGTCATCCTTGAGATCAACAAGGCAGGGACCAATAATGAAATCCCCGATGGGAAGAATGCGTTCATCGGAAGCGCTTATCAGGTGGAGTTTCGCGTCCAAGACATAGAGTGGTGGAAGTGTGTCACCTGCTGGAGAGGCGTTACAAATATTTCCTCCTATGGTCGCTATATTACGCGTCGCGACAGAAGCCATCCGTGAGATAGCCATTTTCAAGAGCTTGGGCGTAAGTTTATGTTCTAGTATCTCGGTAAGAGTGCATGCTCCTCCAAAATAGATATTCTCATTATCGGAGGTCACGACACGAAGCTCTTTTAGATGCCCAATATGCAAGACCGGCTTATCGAAGCTTGGAAGGGAACAAAGGCACTGCTTGTGCTTGACCATAAGGTCAGTGCCACCTGCAAACGGAATTGCGGCCTTGTCGTATCGTATTCTCAGTGCTTCGTCTAAATCTTTCGGTCTGAATACTATCGCCATATTAAGCCTCCCTTCACAGAGGCCATTTGAACCGCTTCTATTATCATGTTCATGCCGGTGCAACGGCAGAGATTACCAGATAGCCACTCTCGTATCTCGTATCGAGTGGGCTTTGCGTTCTTTCGGAGAAGAGCGACAGTCGAAATTATCATCCCCGGTGTGCAAAAACCACATTGCACCGCACCAGCCTCCGCAAAACAATTCGATATAAGCTTAAACTCTTCGCTGTTTCTAAGCCCCTCGAT includes:
- a CDS encoding DUF2089 domain-containing protein; this translates as MELKKLKGCPSCNGEVIVTEYYCPKCDITVRGKFEAGPFDNLNREQVGIVGAFLASGGNIKQMEARLGLSYPTVKTRLREINIALGLDEIPIESNDRIDILKNLEEGKMDV
- a CDS encoding leucine--tRNA ligase, with amino-acid sequence MPFEDIEKKWQTRWREAEVFKTPENPGEDKFYLLEMFAYPSGDVHMGHFRNYSIGDLVWRYMRMRGKKMLHPFGWDSFGLPAEQAAIKRGVHPGEWTERNIATGKSTLQALGVSFDWEREIATSRPEYYKWTQWVFVQLYKRGLAYQKEAMVNWCPECNTVLANEQVTGGCCWRHENTPVQRKSLKQWFFKITDYAQRLLDDLDKLEHWSDTLKGIQRYWIGRSEGANVLFSVVETGDDLPVFTTRPDTVYGVTFMAIAPEAELMKKLVGICPNREAVEEYIQKTALKSEIERMAEDREKDGVFTGLHVHNPFNGDNVPLFVADYVLAGYGSGAVMAVPAHDQRDFEFAKKYDIKIEVVINPKGVNLDPGAMTEAFTEPGFIVNSAQFNGMESLEAKKRIVEFGAVEHHAEPTIQFRLRDWLISRQRYWGAPIPVVHCEKCGIVPVPEEDLPVILPHVEDFLPRGRSPLSDVPEFMNTTCPVCGGPARRDPDTMDTYVCSSWYELRYLDPNNDSAAFSVEEAKKWFPVDLYIGGIEHATSHLLYFRWITKVLFDMGLLPVDEPVVKMFNHGMVCDEQGDKMSKSKGNVISPIEIADKHGVDVSRTAMFFFAPPGHEISWNEDGMKGAERFLRRIDSLVSGNIDKSAVADSVDGLNERDMELYKTLHRTIKAVTDDIEGMSYNTAIARLMEFINIVSPEDMAGSRIAYSIADSLARMIAPFAPHLAEELNERLGYDEFIVERQWPTWDESVIALDTVEIGVQVSGKLRGTINISPDADQDTAIKSAMEVANVQRNLEGKKILKVIYVKGRILNIIAK
- a CDS encoding HD domain-containing protein, whose product is MKKLWQKLSIIEEISDAALREKVRKTMESAIQTAGWTEKQALDIPFTLLIPKTKVSLIEHTKQVTLMALENAERMAEAYDGYKFDRDVLIAGGILHDVGKFLEYKFENGKYVKSQIGKFLRHPFSGCAFAYKMGLPPEICHCIAVHAHEGDGGWRSLEAIAINKADFTNFNSLQEVELA
- a CDS encoding asparaginase; the protein is MKIRIIITGGTFDKHYDELKGELTFKDSHLPEILKYVRCTVPIEIEINQLLDSLQFKDSNRMKILESCRWSDEEKLIITHGTDTMSETAELIGKANLEKTIVITGSMVPYSFSQSDALFNLGCAVMAIQLLPPGVFIVMNGRVFKWDNVKKNKELGVFQEVAV
- a CDS encoding pyridoxal-phosphate dependent enzyme; this translates as MIDLTIDEKQIERSAKHCKERGILLPTFAQMRDPSLVPQKIKDDLKTVGLWDIHPRNLFRITWKNEPVKTGGGYSGVNYMELPQELTGVRARIIALVGKWFPTGAHKVGATYGCIAPRLVTGQFEPTKQKAVWPSTGNYCRGGAYVSSLLACESIAILPEEMSQERFEWLKIVAGEIIATPGCESNVKEIFDKCWELKKVRDDIVIFNQFDEFGNHLWHYYVTGSAMEEVLQKELGEHGRFAGLVSNSGSAGTLGCGDYLKEVYPNSKIAVGEALQCPTLLNNGFGGHRIEGIGDKHVPWIHNVRNSDMVIDIDDEHTIRLMRLFNESAGKDFIVKQGVPEDIVANLDLLGISSIANVIGAIKMAKYYELDENDVVITVFTDSMELYNSRMAELKIKKPEYTEVDASRDFGLLQDIGIDWLKELTYSEKKRIHNLKYYTWIEQQNRELSELNAQWYDHDYWNRIHNMVDDIDSVITDFNKRLM
- a CDS encoding XdhC family protein, which codes for MHENPLDKALECRKSGVEFVMITVVSAKGSSPGKPGARLVVSHEVLVGTVGGGMLEKVAIDKARETLSTKEHSLITYNLDDEATEGAKSLGMACGGEVTLFFEYFKPAEKVYVWGAGHIGKLLAEMLSSLGFELILIDDRPEMKETIKAGFRIFIGDFESVNIGEVITEGSFHVVVTHAHDHDYKVLNRIFRECDNPRYVGLVSSRKKRELILGKLKSDLGEKADLSCLYTPAGIYLGGDTPTEIALSIVAEIQVVRNCIEGQKHLRDQ
- a CDS encoding DUF364 domain-containing protein, producing MPILEDLIKTISDEPVDDIIIGIYATLICAGECGLSSTLRYGIRPHRPVEDCGELTGKSTGQLAKFLFSDYLIEAGIGMAAINASLPRIDSNTPILNAKNLIYKKGVGKIVALIGHFPFVENSHEFKELMVFEKFPTEGDLREQDIPFLLNKADVVAITATSIPNHTFEDILTHCKGGSYKIVLGPTTPLSPILFDYGIDAISGSIVRDRVLVKRQVKEGISFKNIGGTDKVTLFKEDYARKSFG
- a CDS encoding FAD binding domain-containing protein, with the protein product MAIVFRPKDLDEALRIRYDKAAIPFAGGTDLMVKHKQCLCSLPSFDKPVLHIGHLKELRVVTSDNENIYFGGACTLTEILEHKLTPKLLKMAISRMASVATRNIATIGGNICNASPAGDTLPPLYVLDAKLHLISASDERILPIGDFIIGPCLVDLKDDEILEAVIIPKVNFDCISYHKAGTRRATALSKLSFVGLARVCEEHIEDIRIAFGAVAPKVVRSRETELTIIGADAKSLALMEDEIINSYSQKIRPINDQRSTAEYRKTVCLRLLRNYLKELI
- a CDS encoding (2Fe-2S)-binding protein gives rise to the protein MKFRFILNGAETTVECDPMRRLLDVLREDLNLTASKEGCGEGECGACSVLLNGKNVNSCLIPISAVEGEEIVTIEGLRNSEEFKLISNCFAEAGAVQCGFCTPGMIISTVALLRKNAKPTRYEIREWLSGNLCRCTGMNMIIEAVQMASVKGGLIWR